The following coding sequences lie in one Hyalangium gracile genomic window:
- the dps gene encoding DNA starvation/stationary phase protection protein Dps has translation MKFPSHVSLSQETREELIELLNTCLANAIDLHWQVKQAHWNVRGKHFISRHELFDAVADHVRKHADDFAERAGALGGYAEGTIRLAIRNSELEEYDLAAVSGEEHVRALLLRITAYAASIRQGIHRSENLEDPVSEDLLTRILAEVEQDLWFLESHLYGSTVQASRREGTPTGIPEGLPPPPHA, from the coding sequence ATGAAGTTTCCCAGTCACGTCAGCCTCTCCCAAGAGACGCGCGAGGAGCTCATCGAGCTGCTCAACACCTGCCTGGCCAACGCCATCGATCTGCACTGGCAGGTGAAGCAGGCGCACTGGAACGTGCGCGGAAAGCACTTCATCAGCCGGCACGAGCTGTTCGACGCGGTGGCCGACCACGTCCGCAAGCACGCCGACGACTTCGCCGAGCGGGCAGGCGCGCTCGGAGGCTACGCCGAGGGCACCATCCGCCTGGCGATCCGCAACAGCGAGCTCGAGGAGTATGACCTGGCCGCCGTCAGCGGCGAGGAGCACGTCCGGGCCCTGCTCCTCCGCATCACCGCCTACGCGGCCTCCATCCGCCAGGGCATCCACCGCAGCGAGAACCTGGAGGACCCCGTCTCCGAGGACCTCCTCACCCGGATCCTCGCCGAGGTCGAGCAGGACCTATGGTTCCTGGAGAGCCACCTGTATGGCAGCACGGTCCAGGCCTCCCGCCGGGAGGGCACGCCCACCGGCATCCCGGAGGGTCTGCCCCCGCCACCTCACGCCTGA